A single genomic interval of Neisseria leonii harbors:
- a CDS encoding DUF935 domain-containing protein, with translation MAKKDKTERIKLPKGSQTLDARITANGRVITDHPSTQITPAKMRTLFEDAESGDMTAQHELFADIEERDSAIAAALGTRKLALLGLDWRIAPPRNPTAAEEKLAEAAGVMIGGIADFEDLLMDLLDAVGHGFAALEIHWSFSDGLYYPAAFRHKPQSWFKWDKDDNLLLKTPERPEGEPLWPLGWVVHHHKNRSGQAARSGLFRTLAWLYMFKHYSVHDFAEFLELYGMPIRIGKYGAGATEKEKRTLLRAVAEIGHNAAGIMPDGMQIELHQAAAGTAAGSNPFMTMTEWCEKSAARLILGQTLTSGADGKASTHALGLVHNEIRRDLLVSDANRLAQTLTRQIIRPYLQTNFAGFNPRRCPVFEFDTRETADLAVFADALPKLVDVGVQIPENWAREKLAIPDVQEGETVLGRKTADNPITQTALAALNARPSVNSGKAAKHGQQLLDESLDEALNVPDFNAQLNPVLKQAVTAVMNAESYEEADAVLTALYPDLDNRALAGYLQQALFLSDLLGQHDAAD, from the coding sequence ATGGCAAAAAAAGACAAAACCGAAAGAATCAAACTGCCAAAGGGCAGCCAAACGCTGGATGCCCGGATTACCGCCAACGGCCGTGTGATAACCGACCATCCCAGTACCCAGATCACACCGGCCAAAATGCGGACACTGTTTGAAGATGCGGAAAGCGGCGATATGACCGCACAACACGAGCTGTTTGCCGACATTGAAGAGCGCGACAGTGCCATTGCCGCAGCTTTGGGTACGCGCAAGCTGGCTCTGTTGGGATTGGATTGGCGGATTGCACCGCCGCGCAACCCGACGGCGGCAGAAGAAAAACTGGCCGAAGCGGCAGGTGTCATGATCGGCGGTATTGCCGACTTTGAAGATTTACTGATGGATTTGCTCGACGCGGTCGGCCACGGGTTTGCCGCATTGGAAATTCATTGGTCGTTTTCAGACGGCCTGTATTATCCTGCCGCATTCCGCCACAAGCCTCAGTCATGGTTTAAATGGGATAAGGATGACAACCTTCTGCTCAAAACCCCCGAACGGCCGGAGGGCGAACCGCTGTGGCCGCTGGGCTGGGTAGTCCACCATCATAAGAACCGCAGCGGACAGGCCGCACGCAGCGGTTTATTCCGCACCTTGGCCTGGCTCTATATGTTCAAACATTATTCGGTACACGATTTTGCCGAATTTTTAGAGCTGTACGGTATGCCGATACGCATCGGTAAATACGGTGCGGGTGCAACGGAAAAAGAAAAGCGCACACTGTTGCGCGCTGTGGCGGAAATCGGCCACAACGCTGCCGGAATTATGCCCGACGGTATGCAGATCGAACTGCATCAGGCCGCAGCGGGTACCGCAGCCGGCAGCAATCCGTTTATGACGATGACGGAGTGGTGCGAAAAATCGGCTGCGCGGCTGATTCTGGGGCAGACGCTGACCAGCGGCGCGGACGGCAAAGCCAGCACCCACGCACTTGGGCTGGTACACAACGAGATCCGGCGCGACTTATTGGTATCCGATGCCAACCGCCTGGCACAAACCCTGACCCGGCAGATTATCCGCCCCTATCTGCAAACCAATTTTGCCGGATTCAATCCGCGCCGCTGTCCGGTGTTTGAGTTCGATACTCGTGAAACAGCCGACTTGGCGGTATTTGCCGATGCATTGCCGAAACTGGTGGATGTCGGCGTACAGATTCCCGAAAACTGGGCACGCGAAAAACTGGCGATTCCCGATGTGCAGGAAGGCGAAACGGTGTTAGGCAGAAAAACGGCAGACAATCCCATTACGCAGACCGCGCTGGCGGCTTTGAATGCAAGGCCGTCTGTAAACAGCGGCAAGGCGGCCAAACACGGCCAGCAGCTGCTTGACGAGAGTTTGGACGAGGCTTTGAACGTGCCCGACTTTAACGCGCAGTTAAATCCCGTGTTAAAACAGGCCGTGACCGCCGTGATGAATGCGGAAAGTTACGAAGAAGCCGATGCCGTCTTAACCGCGCTCTACCCCGATTTGGACAACCGCGCTTTGGCGGGCTATCTGCAACAAGCCCTGTTTTTAAGTGATTTGCTGGGACAGCACGATGCCGCAGATTAA
- a CDS encoding TraR/DksA family transcriptional regulator: MTDFIDRAAEAEAVFLADALHRARRPSENAVSAYECEDCGAAIPEARRQAVPGCIRCVCCQAYAEHGWP, encoded by the coding sequence ATGACCGATTTTATTGACCGCGCCGCAGAGGCGGAAGCCGTATTCTTGGCCGATGCCCTGCACCGGGCACGCAGGCCGTCTGAAAACGCGGTGAGCGCGTATGAGTGCGAAGACTGCGGGGCGGCGATTCCCGAAGCGCGGCGGCAGGCGGTGCCGGGCTGTATCAGGTGTGTGTGTTGTCAGGCCTATGCCGAACACGGGTGGCCTTGA
- a CDS encoding gp436 family protein, with product MAYADVADMVERFGELEMIEMTDRNHSGTVNREVASVALADAGAEIDAYLGRFRRPFDETPPILKRLCCDIARYRLTAANGVLITEEIRNRYHIDVLNLLKALAKGEVQLGGADGETGQAETADSGVMFTNAKNRIFARDYPDRAAD from the coding sequence ATGGCCTATGCCGATGTTGCCGATATGGTGGAACGTTTCGGCGAGCTTGAAATGATTGAGATGACCGACCGCAACCACAGCGGAACCGTCAATCGGGAAGTGGCATCCGTTGCACTGGCCGATGCGGGTGCGGAAATCGATGCCTATCTCGGGCGGTTCAGGCGGCCGTTTGATGAAACACCGCCGATTCTGAAACGGTTGTGCTGCGATATTGCGCGCTACCGGCTGACTGCGGCCAACGGCGTGCTGATTACCGAAGAAATCCGCAACCGCTATCACATTGATGTACTCAACCTGCTCAAAGCACTGGCCAAAGGCGAAGTGCAGCTGGGCGGTGCAGACGGAGAAACCGGTCAGGCGGAAACTGCTGACAGCGGCGTGATGTTTACCAATGCCAAAAACAGGATTTTTGCCCGTGATTACCCGGATCGAGCAGCAGATTAG
- a CDS encoding phage tail sheath subtilisin-like domain-containing protein encodes MEHISLDTIPGSLRVPGQYIEFNTRTAVQGLPQNPQKVLLLAPAGGGSQTPLTPVPLYSDAQAGDLFGRGSWAQMMVRQAFRNHAYLDLTVIGLPDHDAGVAAQGSITLDGTVAATSAVGVLIGGQTVSVAAQSGEAASVVAARLLAAVNHAALPVTASLSDSTLTLTARCKGEIGNEISLAVDTGNSRLSITVSDMSNGARNADIAPALAKVAGRQYHIIVCPFNDDTNLKALSDHIGQVSNAIEQRGCIGVIGHRGTMSAGAAMSARLNDGRITCAWYKGAAEANAVLAAGYAAVLAAEEDPARPLNTLEIKGLSITPDADWPLFNECNSALYNGLTPLTVVAGKVQIMRAVSTYTKSATDVDDPSLLDITTVRTLDYVRRAVKERMALRFPRDKLNNRLLPKIRSEILDVLYKLELSEIIENVAENKAKLLVSRSMQDANRVNAVIPADVVNGLHVFAARIDLIL; translated from the coding sequence ATTGAACATATCTCATTGGATACCATTCCGGGCAGCCTGCGCGTACCCGGTCAATACATCGAATTTAATACCCGAACCGCAGTTCAAGGCCTGCCGCAGAATCCGCAGAAAGTACTGCTGCTGGCACCGGCCGGCGGCGGCAGCCAGACTCCTCTGACACCGGTGCCGCTTTACAGCGATGCACAGGCGGGCGACTTATTCGGCCGCGGTTCGTGGGCGCAGATGATGGTACGTCAGGCATTCCGTAATCATGCCTATCTGGATTTGACCGTTATCGGTCTGCCCGATCACGATGCCGGAGTGGCCGCACAAGGCAGTATCACGCTGGACGGAACAGTAGCGGCCACTTCGGCAGTCGGTGTACTGATTGGCGGACAAACTGTCAGTGTGGCAGCACAGAGCGGCGAGGCGGCATCCGTCGTAGCGGCGCGCCTGCTGGCAGCTGTCAACCACGCAGCACTACCGGTAACGGCCTCATTGTCTGACAGTACGCTGACCTTAACCGCACGCTGCAAGGGAGAAATCGGTAATGAGATCAGCTTGGCGGTCGATACCGGAAACAGCCGTCTGAGCATTACGGTATCCGATATGTCCAATGGTGCACGCAATGCCGACATTGCACCTGCTTTGGCCAAAGTAGCCGGCCGTCAGTATCACATTATCGTCTGTCCGTTTAATGACGATACCAATCTCAAAGCATTGTCCGACCATATCGGCCAAGTATCCAATGCTATCGAACAGCGCGGCTGCATCGGTGTCATCGGCCATCGCGGCACCATGTCGGCAGGTGCGGCCATGAGCGCCCGGCTCAACGACGGCCGCATTACCTGTGCCTGGTACAAGGGGGCGGCAGAAGCCAATGCGGTACTGGCCGCCGGTTATGCAGCGGTGCTGGCTGCGGAAGAAGACCCCGCGCGTCCGCTCAATACATTGGAAATCAAAGGGCTGTCTATCACGCCGGATGCCGACTGGCCACTGTTTAACGAATGCAACAGCGCGCTGTATAACGGACTGACACCTCTGACAGTAGTGGCAGGAAAAGTGCAGATTATGCGCGCAGTATCCACCTACACCAAATCGGCAACCGATGTCGATGATCCCTCTTTGCTCGACATCACCACCGTCCGTACATTGGATTACGTCCGCCGTGCGGTCAAAGAACGTATGGCATTGCGCTTTCCCCGCGACAAACTGAACAACCGTTTGCTGCCCAAAATCCGCAGTGAAATTTTGGATGTACTCTACAAGCTGGAGCTGTCCGAAATCATCGAAAACGTGGCGGAGAACAAGGCCAAATTACTGGTATCACGCAGCATGCAGGATGCCAACCGCGTCAATGCCGTTATTCCCGCCGACGTGGTCAACGGCCTGCATGTCTTCGCAGCCCGCATCGACCTGATTCTGTAA
- a CDS encoding phage virion morphogenesis protein gives MIEIEINNLFVVQNQIERLGRGLDDNRYLLMRRLSGTMHTAVLTNFRQSGRPKWLGLKYRNGKPLIDTGRLRGSITQLSDNDTALVGTNMVYAAVHNFGGMAGRGKKVRIPQREFLLLTNQDKQDLMDDVQDYFARLTG, from the coding sequence ATGATTGAAATCGAAATCAACAATTTATTTGTCGTACAGAACCAAATCGAACGGCTGGGACGAGGCTTGGACGACAACCGCTATCTGTTGATGCGCCGCCTGTCCGGTACCATGCACACGGCAGTACTGACCAATTTCCGTCAAAGCGGCCGCCCGAAGTGGCTCGGCCTGAAATACCGGAACGGCAAACCCCTGATCGATACCGGCCGCCTGCGCGGCAGTATCACGCAGCTGTCGGACAACGATACGGCGCTGGTGGGTACCAATATGGTGTATGCGGCCGTCCACAATTTCGGCGGCATGGCCGGGCGCGGTAAAAAAGTGCGTATTCCGCAGCGCGAATTTCTGTTGCTGACCAATCAGGACAAACAGGATTTAATGGACGATGTACAGGATTATTTTGCCCGCCTGACCGGATGA
- a CDS encoding phage protein Gp37: MITRIEQQISERLRQGLGRLVRTVKSYNGELDDLPASVSTLPAVWVTYGGSRVMPRSVGKCRYQDQAEFAVMCATRGLRNEQALRQGGIDWREIGSNDLIYAVRRLLDGQCLGLADSRGLTPKAVRPLVKNTLVQTAVLSVVAVEYTLHFDSYPLEDGRFPEQNDNPQHPDHIFTKYQGALSEPYPWFEVMDGLIFDPSTDTQIPFACDLGKDKA, encoded by the coding sequence GTGATTACCCGGATCGAGCAGCAGATTAGCGAACGCCTCAGACAGGGACTGGGACGTTTGGTGCGTACCGTCAAAAGTTATAACGGCGAGCTGGACGATCTCCCGGCCAGTGTCAGTACACTGCCTGCGGTATGGGTAACGTATGGAGGCAGCAGAGTGATGCCGCGCTCGGTCGGGAAGTGCCGCTATCAGGATCAGGCCGAATTTGCGGTAATGTGCGCCACGCGCGGCCTGCGTAACGAACAGGCATTGAGGCAAGGCGGTATCGACTGGCGCGAAATCGGCAGCAACGATCTGATTTACGCCGTACGCCGTCTGTTGGACGGACAGTGTTTGGGGCTGGCTGACAGCCGCGGGCTGACACCGAAAGCGGTACGCCCGCTGGTCAAGAATACTTTGGTACAGACAGCCGTTTTAAGTGTGGTTGCCGTCGAATATACCCTGCATTTTGACAGTTATCCGCTGGAAGACGGGCGCTTTCCCGAACAAAACGACAACCCGCAGCATCCCGACCATATTTTCACGAAATATCAAGGGGCACTATCCGAACCGTATCCGTGGTTTGAAGTCATGGACGGCTTGATTTTCGACCCTTCAACCGATACACAAATACCGTTTGCATGTGATTTAGGAAAGGACAAGGCATGA
- a CDS encoding DUF2635 domain-containing protein, protein MNLINVKAADGLLVPQEGNPREYIGQKPVAVDGDSLYYRRLLADGDLLPVSSRLKSPKAQGADHGN, encoded by the coding sequence ATGAACCTGATCAATGTGAAGGCAGCAGACGGGCTGCTCGTACCGCAGGAGGGAAATCCTCGCGAATATATCGGCCAAAAGCCGGTGGCCGTGGACGGCGACAGCCTGTATTACCGCCGTCTGCTGGCCGACGGCGATTTGCTGCCGGTCAGCAGCCGTCTGAAATCACCAAAAGCCCAAGGAGCAGATCATGGCAATTGA
- a CDS encoding DUF1804 family protein: MAHPKETREKLRRLYIGGEQTLETAAMVCQVPQATARAWKRKAADAGDDWEKLRAAYTLAGGGIEELSRAMLAGFLAQYNHTMTLLQDGSSEDLPPSERAKLLAGLADAFAKTVAANKRVMPETSELATALKLIEFLMSFVQEKHPKHLAAFVEVLEPFGVEVEKKFG; the protein is encoded by the coding sequence ATGGCGCACCCGAAAGAGACGCGCGAAAAGCTGCGGCGGCTGTATATCGGCGGAGAACAGACGCTGGAAACCGCCGCGATGGTCTGCCAAGTGCCGCAGGCGACGGCGCGCGCGTGGAAACGCAAAGCGGCCGATGCGGGCGACGACTGGGAAAAACTGCGCGCGGCCTACACGCTGGCCGGCGGCGGCATCGAAGAATTGAGCCGCGCCATGCTGGCGGGCTTCCTGGCACAGTACAACCACACCATGACGCTGCTGCAGGACGGCAGCAGCGAGGATCTGCCGCCTTCCGAGCGGGCAAAACTGCTGGCCGGTCTGGCCGATGCCTTTGCCAAAACGGTGGCGGCCAACAAACGGGTGATGCCGGAAACCTCCGAGCTGGCCACCGCGTTGAAACTGATTGAATTTCTGATGTCGTTCGTGCAGGAAAAACACCCCAAACATTTGGCGGCGTTTGTGGAAGTACTGGAACCGTTCGGGGTGGAAGTGGAAAAGAAATTCGGTTAG
- a CDS encoding phage protease — translation MHPKKPDLMLAVCSFEASPQNGRIQLLPYGEFRAIDGRPFDAPAWYLTEENGLNVADSANSSRNQLVVDYEHQTLHKEKNGRPAPAAGWMRRLMFTPEGLFADVEWTDKAAAAIAAREYRYISAVFSYDTQGYVRKIHHAALTNYPALDGMDEVLAAASAQFFKPETEQNPMKALLQQLFGLPQATEEELTAALSALLAAKPKDAVLSADLFVQPAAAGQKAAVLSVQNATPDPTQYAPVSVVQELQNRLAALSAQLEADKGKDLIAAALSAGKLLPAQKEWAKSVLKQPNGLAFLTGYLDNAQAVAALSCTQTAAVGADGTPNVAALTAEEAAAAKMLGMTHAEFARLKTEKDDQ, via the coding sequence ATGCACCCAAAGAAACCCGACCTGATGCTGGCTGTATGCAGTTTTGAAGCCTCTCCGCAAAACGGCCGCATCCAGCTGCTGCCCTACGGCGAGTTCCGTGCGATCGACGGCCGGCCGTTTGATGCGCCTGCTTGGTATCTGACCGAAGAGAACGGCCTGAATGTAGCAGATTCGGCCAACAGCAGCCGTAATCAATTGGTAGTCGATTACGAACACCAAACCCTGCACAAGGAGAAAAACGGCCGTCCCGCGCCCGCTGCCGGTTGGATGCGCCGACTGATGTTTACACCGGAAGGGCTGTTTGCCGATGTGGAATGGACAGATAAAGCGGCCGCTGCGATTGCAGCCAGAGAATACCGCTATATCTCTGCGGTATTTTCGTACGACACGCAGGGGTATGTACGAAAAATCCATCATGCCGCATTGACCAACTATCCGGCATTGGACGGTATGGACGAAGTGTTGGCGGCCGCGTCGGCACAGTTTTTTAAACCAGAAACGGAGCAAAATCCGATGAAAGCGTTATTGCAACAACTGTTCGGTCTGCCTCAGGCCACAGAAGAGGAGCTGACGGCCGCTTTAAGCGCACTGCTGGCGGCCAAGCCCAAAGATGCCGTACTGTCAGCCGATTTATTTGTCCAGCCGGCTGCTGCCGGACAAAAAGCCGCCGTACTGTCCGTACAGAATGCCACACCCGATCCGACACAATATGCGCCGGTTTCAGTCGTGCAGGAACTGCAAAACCGCTTGGCCGCATTGTCGGCGCAATTGGAAGCCGACAAGGGCAAAGATCTGATTGCGGCTGCTTTGAGTGCAGGCAAACTGCTGCCGGCGCAAAAAGAATGGGCCAAAAGCGTGCTGAAACAGCCCAACGGTTTGGCTTTCTTAACCGGCTATCTGGACAACGCCCAAGCTGTTGCCGCTTTATCCTGCACGCAGACTGCTGCTGTGGGCGCAGACGGTACTCCGAATGTGGCCGCACTCACGGCCGAAGAGGCCGCCGCCGCCAAAATGCTCGGTATGACACATGCCGAATTTGCCCGCCTGAAAACCGAAAAGGATGATCAATAA
- a CDS encoding phage minor head protein: MPQIKFALGLKPEAAVEWLKAKNVTAENYRHLTPSEIAKVYTIARMTNLDMLNDIKQSMVRAAENGQPFSAWKKELLNHLAAKGWLHPNGHNGQEITDPETGEVFGTPRRLDNLFRTNMQSAYSAAQYQSYMQNLDARPFWRYDAVNDHRTRAAHSAMDGLVYRYDDPFWATFYPPNGYRCRCSVTALSDRDIEREGRSISVSGGHNLTEAHKIYNKKGDSYKTVAYVAPDGTKITTDRGFDYNAGRMNYCPDLDKYDRALAHQFAKAEMAGTAFQAAFKQLEGEFDVVKKRLGLPDKITTDEKIVIRNTLSRKLRFAAGVFSRQTQEAADMKRATVWLSDDTLIKQIESRSGQKFGTEVYALLPDMIYEPEYLFQDGKNYILVRQGLMAVLKYIQPENEIFVQSYRGIGKDELNKLLERKKVIKAVR; the protein is encoded by the coding sequence ATGCCGCAGATTAAGTTTGCGCTCGGCCTCAAACCCGAAGCGGCGGTTGAATGGCTGAAAGCGAAAAACGTTACCGCCGAAAACTACCGCCATTTAACGCCGTCTGAAATCGCGAAAGTTTATACCATCGCGCGGATGACCAATTTGGATATGCTCAACGACATCAAGCAGAGCATGGTTCGCGCAGCGGAAAACGGCCAGCCGTTTTCCGCATGGAAAAAAGAGCTGCTCAACCATCTGGCCGCCAAAGGCTGGCTGCACCCGAACGGCCATAACGGGCAGGAAATCACCGACCCGGAAACGGGCGAAGTGTTCGGCACGCCGCGCCGTTTGGACAATCTGTTCCGTACTAATATGCAGAGCGCCTATTCCGCCGCGCAGTATCAAAGCTATATGCAGAACTTGGACGCGCGGCCGTTTTGGCGGTACGATGCGGTAAACGACCACCGGACGCGCGCCGCACATTCGGCAATGGACGGCTTGGTGTACCGCTACGACGACCCGTTTTGGGCAACGTTTTACCCGCCCAACGGCTACCGCTGCCGCTGTTCGGTAACTGCCCTTTCAGATCGCGACATCGAACGCGAAGGCCGAAGCATCAGCGTTTCGGGCGGACACAATCTGACTGAGGCCCATAAAATCTACAACAAAAAAGGCGATAGCTATAAAACTGTTGCCTATGTTGCGCCCGACGGCACGAAAATCACCACCGACCGCGGCTTCGACTACAACGCCGGGCGGATGAATTACTGCCCCGATTTGGACAAATACGACCGTGCTCTGGCGCATCAGTTTGCCAAAGCAGAGATGGCGGGCACGGCGTTTCAGGCGGCGTTTAAGCAGTTGGAGGGAGAGTTTGATGTAGTCAAGAAACGCTTAGGCTTACCCGACAAAATCACAACAGACGAAAAAATCGTTATCCGCAATACTTTATCCCGCAAACTGAGATTTGCAGCAGGCGTATTCAGCAGACAAACCCAAGAAGCAGCTGATATGAAACGGGCTACGGTGTGGCTGTCGGATGACACCCTGATTAAGCAGATAGAAAGCCGTTCAGGACAAAAATTTGGAACTGAGGTATATGCTTTACTGCCGGATATGATTTATGAGCCGGAATATCTTTTCCAAGACGGGAAAAATTATATTTTGGTACGTCAGGGATTGATGGCTGTTTTGAAATATATCCAGCCTGAGAATGAGATATTTGTTCAATCATACCGAGGAATCGGTAAAGATGAATTGAATAAATTGCTTGAAAGGAAAAAAGTAATTAAGGCCGTCAGGTAG
- the terL gene encoding phage terminase large subunit has protein sequence MKNKDFLKNLATIADSFRRLIEAEADGFDASPKAAAARRAKVLDPVGGYEYFVHTYFPHYVRTPEPSQLHTYLFTRLSEILRQEKGQHDAVAAPRGEAKSTLVTQLFTLYCIVTAQKHYIVLVMDSIDQAYPMLEAVKAELEFNPRLKTDFPEACGQGRVWNAGTAVTANGIKIQAAGSGKKLRGLRHGPYRPDLTVLDDIENDEQVRNPDRRDQLAGWLAKTVLPLGGVGQKYDVVYIGTILHYDSVLNRTLNNPFWRSIKFQAVLQWPDRMDLWDEWEAVLRNNGKAGEAMADAFYRANREEMDKGAQTGWAARGILDLMKIRARDGHAAFDSEYQNDPVSGDDAPFARSLRFWTELPADLVYFGALDPSLGKAGAGRDPSAILVGGYQRSTGKLFVVEAQIKKRLPDLIIEDVIRLHAKYRCKLWFVETVQFQEFLKDELVKRSARRGLPVPARAVKPVADKLLRIETLQPHMANGLILLHSGQSALTGQLRHFPKADHDDGPDALHMLWTGATANSAPVEWYSTTDNDFDDSGFKSKWAK, from the coding sequence ATGAAAAACAAAGATTTTTTGAAAAACCTTGCCACTATTGCCGATAGTTTTCGACGATTGATCGAAGCGGAGGCCGACGGTTTCGACGCATCGCCCAAAGCCGCTGCAGCACGTCGCGCCAAGGTATTGGATCCGGTAGGCGGCTATGAGTATTTCGTCCATACCTATTTTCCGCACTATGTGCGCACGCCCGAGCCCTCGCAGCTGCACACTTATCTTTTCACGCGCCTGAGCGAAATCCTGCGGCAGGAAAAAGGCCAGCACGACGCGGTGGCCGCACCGCGCGGCGAAGCCAAGTCCACGCTGGTGACCCAGCTGTTTACGCTCTACTGCATCGTTACCGCGCAGAAGCACTATATCGTGCTGGTGATGGACAGCATTGATCAGGCTTACCCCATGCTGGAAGCGGTCAAGGCCGAACTGGAATTCAATCCGCGTTTAAAAACCGATTTCCCCGAAGCCTGCGGTCAGGGGCGGGTGTGGAATGCGGGGACGGCGGTTACGGCCAACGGCATCAAAATTCAGGCGGCCGGCAGCGGCAAAAAGCTGCGCGGCCTGCGCCACGGCCCCTACCGCCCCGATTTGACTGTTCTGGACGACATCGAAAACGACGAGCAGGTGCGCAATCCCGACCGGCGCGACCAACTGGCCGGCTGGCTGGCCAAAACCGTGCTGCCTTTGGGCGGTGTCGGCCAGAAATACGATGTGGTGTATATCGGCACGATTCTGCATTACGACAGCGTGCTCAACCGCACGCTGAACAATCCGTTTTGGCGCAGCATCAAGTTTCAGGCCGTCTTACAGTGGCCGGACAGAATGGACTTATGGGACGAGTGGGAGGCCGTTTTGCGCAACAACGGCAAGGCCGGCGAAGCCATGGCCGATGCCTTCTACCGTGCCAACCGTGAAGAAATGGACAAAGGCGCGCAAACCGGCTGGGCGGCGCGCGGCATCTTGGATTTGATGAAAATCCGCGCCCGCGACGGCCATGCCGCCTTTGACAGCGAATACCAGAACGACCCCGTCAGCGGCGACGATGCGCCGTTTGCCCGGTCCCTGCGCTTTTGGACGGAACTGCCCGCCGATCTGGTCTACTTCGGCGCACTCGACCCGAGCCTGGGCAAGGCGGGCGCGGGGCGCGACCCGTCGGCCATTCTGGTGGGCGGGTATCAAAGAAGTACCGGCAAACTGTTTGTCGTCGAAGCGCAGATTAAAAAACGCCTGCCCGACCTGATTATCGAAGACGTCATCCGCCTGCACGCGAAATACCGCTGCAAACTGTGGTTTGTCGAAACGGTGCAGTTTCAGGAGTTTTTAAAAGACGAACTGGTCAAACGCTCGGCACGGCGCGGCCTGCCCGTCCCCGCGCGGGCGGTCAAACCGGTGGCGGACAAGCTGCTGCGCATCGAAACCCTGCAACCGCATATGGCCAACGGGCTGATTCTGCTGCACAGCGGCCAGTCGGCCTTGACCGGCCAGCTGCGCCACTTCCCCAAAGCCGACCACGACGACGGCCCGGACGCGCTGCATATGCTGTGGACGGGCGCGACGGCCAACAGCGCGCCGGTGGAATGGTACAGCACAACCGACAACGATTTTGACGACAGCGGATTTAAGAGCAAATGGGCAAAATAA
- a CDS encoding Mu-like prophage major head subunit gpT family protein produces MDKSAILTAITAAFRKEFANGLQSVQPSYQAIAMTVPSTTAINTYAWLGKFPQMREWVGARQIERMAKEAMSLANKKFEATVSVERTDIEDDQVGMYRPMMAAMGESAASLPDTLVWGLLRAGKTTFCYDGQYFFDTDHPVSSKTDGTGGNTPTANLTVGTDEDVPNWYVVDDTKTLKPLVFQSRTEPEFEAKFDPAKSDKVFMEDVYLYGSRRRCAAGFGLWQLAHLAEKTALTKANLEAIIVKMQRIEADGGYKLNVKPSLLIVPPELEGKARELLEADKINGTTNTFKGRLKLHVSVHL; encoded by the coding sequence ATGGATAAATCCGCCATTTTAACGGCCATTACCGCCGCATTCCGCAAGGAGTTTGCAAACGGTCTGCAAAGCGTTCAGCCGTCATATCAGGCCATTGCGATGACTGTACCTTCCACCACCGCCATCAATACTTACGCATGGCTCGGCAAATTCCCGCAAATGCGTGAGTGGGTGGGTGCGCGCCAAATCGAAAGAATGGCTAAAGAGGCGATGAGTCTGGCCAATAAAAAATTTGAAGCCACTGTCAGTGTCGAGCGCACCGATATTGAGGACGATCAGGTGGGTATGTACCGTCCGATGATGGCTGCAATGGGCGAGTCTGCTGCCTCTCTGCCCGATACTCTGGTATGGGGACTGTTGAGAGCAGGTAAAACCACCTTCTGTTACGACGGCCAGTATTTCTTTGATACCGACCACCCCGTCAGCAGTAAAACCGACGGCACGGGCGGTAACACGCCGACTGCAAACCTGACTGTCGGCACCGACGAAGACGTACCGAACTGGTATGTGGTGGACGATACGAAAACACTCAAACCGCTGGTTTTCCAAAGCCGCACCGAACCGGAATTTGAAGCCAAGTTCGATCCGGCAAAATCGGACAAGGTGTTTATGGAAGATGTCTATCTTTACGGTTCACGCCGCCGTTGCGCCGCCGGTTTCGGCCTGTGGCAGTTGGCACACTTGGCCGAGAAAACCGCACTGACCAAAGCCAATCTGGAAGCAATTATCGTCAAAATGCAGCGCATCGAAGCGGACGGTGGCTATAAGTTGAATGTGAAGCCCAGCCTGCTGATCGTGCCGCCCGAGCTGGAAGGAAAAGCACGCGAATTGTTGGAAGCCGACAAAATCAACGGTACCACCAACACCTTTAAAGGCCGTCTGAAACTGCATGTTTCAGTACATCTGTAA